The region CTCTTCAACCATCGCCTGCGGCCGACCTTCCACCGCATGCAGTACACCATCGACACCATGAACCGAGTGCTGCGCGAGCAGATCATCGGTGTTCGTGTCGTTCGCGCTTTCGTCCGGGAAGAAGACGAGCGCCGCCGCTTCGCTCACGTCAATGCCGAGTTGCAGGAGGCATCTCTCCGCGTGGGCCGCACCATGGCCGTGCTCGTTGCGTTGATGACGCTGCTGATGAACGTGAGCGGGGTCGCCGTCGTGTGGTTCGGCGGCCACCTGATTGACACGAACGACATGCGACTGGGCGCCCTTGCCGCTTTTCTGACATATCTGGCGGAAGTCCTCGGGGCGCTGATCATGCTGGGCGGCATGGTCATGGCGGTGCCCCGGGCCCAGGTGTCCGCTGTCCGCGTCGACGAGGTCCTGCGAGCCGAGCCGGGTCTTCGCCCGCCCCGGCGCCCGGTCCGCCCTTCCGCCGTCCGCGGCACCCTCGAACTGCGCGGGCTTGGATTCCAGTACCCCGGCGCCGAGAGCCCGGTGCTGCAGGGCATCGACCTCCAGGTGCGTCCGGGACAGACCGTCGCTTTCATCGGCAGCACCGGCAGCGGCAAGAGCACCCTGCTGAACCTGATCCCGCGTCTGGTGGACGCCACAGAGGGAACGGTTCGGATCGACGGAGTCGATGTCCGTGAGCTGGACCCCGCTGTGCTCTCGGCCGCGGTCGGTCTGGTGCCGCAGAAGCCGCACCTTTTCACGGGCACCGTCGCCACGAACCTCCGATACGGTGCGCCGGACGCCACCGACGAGCAGTTGTGGCACGCACTGGATGTCGCGCAGGCCCGGGAATTCGTGGAACGAACGGTTGGAGGACTCGACCATCCTCTCGCTCAGGCCGGTGCCAATCTTTCCGGCGGCCAGCGTCAGCGGCTGGTGATCGCGCGGACGCTGCTGCGCCGTCCCGCCCTCTATCTGTTCGATGACTCCTTCTCCGCCCTCGACGGTGCCACCGAACTCGCCCTCCGGCAGGCACTGGCCCGGGAGGCAGCGCACCGCACGGTCCTCCTCGTAGCGCAACGCGTCAGCACCGTACGAGATGCCGACCAGGTCGTCGTCCTCGATCGGGGACGGATCGTCGGCAGCGGTACGCACAGCGAACTTGCCGAATCGAACGAGATCTACCAGCAGATCCTGCAGTCCCAGACGACGATTCCGGAGAGAGCGTGAGCGGCGAGCGAATGGCTGGTGGAACCGACGCGAAGAGGCTCCGCACCTCGGCGCAGGGGCTCCGGCGCGATACGGGATCCGAGCAGGCGCCGGCCCAACTCACGGTCGTGGAGGTATTCGGCCGACTTCTGGGGCCACGCCGCAATCACCTGATGGGCGTCCTTCTGCTCGGCGTCTGCGGGGTCGCTCTGTCCGTCGCCGGACCGGTCTTCCTGGGCAAGGCCACCGACCAGGTGTTTGCCGGGATGCTCAGCCAACGGTTCCCACCAGGCAGCACACGTCGCGAGATGCTCGAGGAATTGCGCGCAAACGGCGACACCACGATGCTCG is a window of Streptomyces asiaticus DNA encoding:
- a CDS encoding ABC transporter ATP-binding protein, translating into LFNHRLRPTFHRMQYTIDTMNRVLREQIIGVRVVRAFVREEDERRRFAHVNAELQEASLRVGRTMAVLVALMTLLMNVSGVAVVWFGGHLIDTNDMRLGALAAFLTYLAEVLGALIMLGGMVMAVPRAQVSAVRVDEVLRAEPGLRPPRRPVRPSAVRGTLELRGLGFQYPGAESPVLQGIDLQVRPGQTVAFIGSTGSGKSTLLNLIPRLVDATEGTVRIDGVDVRELDPAVLSAAVGLVPQKPHLFTGTVATNLRYGAPDATDEQLWHALDVAQAREFVERTVGGLDHPLAQAGANLSGGQRQRLVIARTLLRRPALYLFDDSFSALDGATELALRQALAREAAHRTVLLVAQRVSTVRDADQVVVLDRGRIVGSGTHSELAESNEIYQQILQSQTTIPERA